A part of Paenibacillus sp. sptzw28 genomic DNA contains:
- the rpsG gene encoding 30S ribosomal protein S7 — MPRKGPVAKRDVLPDPLYNSKLVTRLINRIMQDGKRGVAQTILYDAFTLINDRTGKEPMEVFEAAIKNIMPVLEVKARRVGGSNYQVPVEVKPERRTSLGLRWLVNYSRNRGEKTMEERLAAEIIDASNNTGASVKKREDTHKMAEANKAFAHYRW, encoded by the coding sequence ATGCCACGCAAAGGTCCTGTCGCCAAGCGCGACGTACTGCCGGATCCGCTGTACAACAGCAAACTCGTAACACGTCTGATCAACCGTATTATGCAAGATGGTAAACGAGGTGTTGCTCAAACAATTCTGTATGATGCATTCACCCTTATCAACGACCGTACGGGTAAAGAACCGATGGAAGTGTTCGAAGCAGCTATCAAAAATATCATGCCAGTTCTTGAAGTTAAAGCCCGCCGTGTCGGTGGTTCAAACTATCAAGTGCCGGTAGAAGTGAAACCAGAGCGCCGCACATCGCTTGGTCTCCGTTGGCTCGTGAACTACTCGCGTAACCGCGGTGAAAAGACGATGGAAGAGCGTCTGGCTGCTGAAATCATCGATGCATCCAACAACACCGGTGCATCTGTGAAGAAGCGCGAAGACACGCACAAAATGGCAGAAGCGAACAAAGCATTCGCTCACTACCGTTGGTAG
- the fusA gene encoding elongation factor G: MAREFSLKNTRNIGIMAHIDAGKTTTTERILFYTGRTHKIGEVHEGAATMDWMEQEQERGITITSAATTAQWNGHRINIIDTPGHVDFTVEVERSLRVLDGAVGVFSAKEGVEPQSETVWRQADRYGVPRIAYVNKMDIIGADFLNVVKDMRERLQANAVAIQLPIGAENDFVGVIDIVERVAYKYKDDLGKEPEKVDIPAEYKDQVEELRLELVEKVAELDEELTMKYLEGEEITIPELKAALRKGVCEVKIYPVICGSSYRNKGVQLMLDAVVDYLPAPIDVPDIKGTLEDGSETTRKSSDDQPFAALAFKIMTDPFVGKLTFFRVYSGILNSGSYVVNATKGKRERIGRILQMHANSRQEISEVYAGDIAAAVGLKDTTTGDTLCDEKHPVILESMNFPEPVIQLAVEPKTKADQDKMGIALQKLSEEDPTFRAHTDEETGQTIIAGMGELHLEILVDRMLREFKVETNVGKPQVAYRETFRTPAKVEGKFVRQSGGRGQYGHCWVEFAPQEAGVGFTFENKVVGGAIPREYIGPIQAGIEESMKNGVLAGFPLVDIKATVVDGSYHDVDSSEMAFKIAGSMALKAAKDKCNPVLLEPIMKVEVSVPEEYMGDVMGMLSSRRGRIEASDTRHGALIIRAKVPLAEMFGYSTTLRSGTQGRGVFSMELSHYEEVPKSISEEIISKSKGAS; the protein is encoded by the coding sequence ATGGCAAGAGAGTTCTCCTTGAAAAATACGCGTAATATCGGGATTATGGCGCATATTGACGCAGGTAAAACAACCACTACGGAGCGGATTCTGTTCTATACAGGCCGTACCCACAAAATCGGCGAGGTGCACGAAGGTGCTGCGACGATGGACTGGATGGAGCAAGAACAAGAGCGCGGAATTACGATTACTTCCGCAGCAACCACTGCTCAATGGAATGGTCACCGCATCAATATTATCGACACCCCGGGTCACGTTGACTTCACAGTTGAAGTCGAACGCTCCCTGCGCGTATTGGACGGGGCCGTTGGGGTTTTCAGTGCTAAAGAAGGCGTAGAGCCGCAATCCGAGACGGTATGGCGTCAAGCAGACCGTTACGGCGTTCCGCGGATCGCATACGTTAACAAAATGGATATCATCGGCGCGGACTTCCTGAATGTTGTCAAAGACATGCGCGAACGTCTTCAAGCCAATGCTGTAGCAATTCAACTGCCGATCGGAGCAGAGAACGATTTTGTAGGCGTTATCGACATTGTTGAACGAGTCGCATACAAGTACAAAGACGATCTCGGCAAAGAACCGGAAAAAGTTGATATTCCGGCTGAATACAAAGACCAGGTTGAAGAGCTGCGTCTGGAATTGGTTGAGAAAGTCGCTGAGCTGGACGAAGAGCTGACCATGAAGTATCTGGAAGGTGAAGAAATCACAATTCCGGAACTGAAAGCGGCACTGCGCAAAGGTGTTTGCGAAGTTAAAATCTATCCGGTCATATGCGGTTCTTCTTATCGCAATAAAGGCGTTCAGCTGATGCTTGATGCAGTTGTCGATTACCTGCCTGCGCCAATCGATGTACCAGATATTAAGGGTACACTTGAAGACGGTTCGGAAACGACGCGCAAATCGTCCGACGATCAGCCGTTTGCAGCGCTTGCGTTCAAAATCATGACGGACCCGTTTGTCGGTAAGCTGACATTCTTCCGCGTATACTCCGGTATTCTTAACTCCGGATCTTACGTTGTAAATGCAACCAAAGGCAAACGTGAACGGATCGGCCGTATCCTTCAGATGCATGCAAACAGCCGTCAAGAGATCAGTGAAGTTTATGCTGGTGATATTGCAGCTGCCGTAGGTCTGAAAGACACGACGACCGGGGATACGCTCTGTGACGAGAAACATCCGGTTATCCTTGAGTCGATGAACTTCCCGGAGCCGGTTATACAGCTTGCTGTTGAACCGAAAACGAAAGCGGACCAAGACAAGATGGGTATCGCGCTTCAAAAACTGTCTGAGGAAGATCCGACGTTCCGTGCGCACACGGACGAAGAGACCGGCCAAACCATCATTGCGGGTATGGGTGAGCTTCACTTGGAGATCCTCGTAGACCGTATGCTTCGCGAGTTCAAGGTCGAAACCAACGTCGGTAAGCCGCAAGTTGCTTATCGCGAGACGTTCCGTACTCCTGCAAAGGTCGAAGGCAAGTTCGTTCGCCAATCCGGCGGTCGCGGTCAATACGGTCATTGTTGGGTTGAGTTTGCACCTCAAGAAGCAGGCGTCGGCTTTACCTTCGAGAACAAAGTCGTCGGCGGTGCGATTCCGCGTGAATACATCGGTCCAATACAGGCTGGTATCGAAGAATCGATGAAGAACGGCGTTTTGGCGGGTTTCCCGCTTGTTGATATCAAAGCAACCGTTGTAGACGGATCGTACCATGATGTCGACTCCTCGGAGATGGCGTTCAAAATCGCTGGCTCGATGGCGCTTAAAGCAGCCAAGGACAAATGTAACCCTGTTCTGCTTGAGCCAATCATGAAAGTTGAAGTAAGCGTTCCTGAGGAGTACATGGGAGACGTAATGGGTATGCTCAGCTCCCGTCGGGGCCGCATCGAAGCTTCGGATACACGCCACGGCGCGTTGATCATCCGTGCGAAGGTGCCTCTGGCTGAGATGTTCGGATACTCCACGACGCTTCGTTCCGGTACACAAGGCCGCGGTGTCTTCTCCATGGAGCTCTCGCACTATGAAGAAGTACCGAAGTCGATCTCGGAAGAGATCATCTCCAAGTCCAAAGGCGCATCCTAG
- the tuf gene encoding elongation factor Tu, giving the protein MAKAKFERNKPHVNIGTIGHVDHGKTTLTAAITTVLSKKYGGAAVAFDQIDKAPEERERGITISTAHVEYETPNRHYAHVDCPGHADYVKNMITGAAQMDGAILVVSASDGPMPQTREHILLSRQVGVPYIVVFLNKCDMVEDEELLELVEMEVRDLLNEYEFPGDDTPIIRGAAREALANPDGPWADKIIELFDQVDTYIPTPERDVSKPFLMPVEDVFTITGRGTVATGRVERGVVKVSDEVEIIGLAEENRKCVVTGVEMFRKLLDSAQAGDNIGALLRGVERKDIERGQVLAKPGSVKPHTNFTAQIYVLTKEEGGRHKPFFTGYRPQFYFRTTDVTGIINLPEGTEMVMPGDNITVTVELIAPIAIEEGTRFSIREGGRTVGAGAVATIQK; this is encoded by the coding sequence ATGGCTAAGGCTAAATTTGAACGTAATAAACCGCACGTTAATATCGGTACAATCGGTCACGTCGACCATGGTAAAACAACGTTGACAGCAGCCATCACGACGGTTCTTTCCAAAAAATATGGCGGTGCAGCAGTTGCATTCGACCAGATCGACAAAGCTCCGGAAGAGCGCGAGCGCGGTATTACGATCTCGACAGCTCACGTTGAGTATGAGACGCCTAACCGTCACTACGCTCACGTTGACTGCCCAGGTCACGCCGACTATGTTAAGAACATGATCACGGGTGCAGCTCAAATGGACGGCGCAATCCTCGTCGTTTCCGCTTCTGACGGCCCTATGCCGCAAACGCGCGAGCACATCCTGCTCTCCCGCCAAGTAGGCGTACCTTACATTGTCGTATTCCTGAACAAATGCGATATGGTTGAAGACGAAGAATTGCTTGAACTCGTTGAAATGGAAGTTCGCGACCTGCTCAACGAATATGAGTTCCCAGGCGATGATACTCCAATCATCCGCGGCGCAGCTCGTGAAGCTCTTGCAAATCCGGACGGCCCTTGGGCTGACAAGATTATCGAACTGTTCGATCAAGTTGACACGTATATCCCTACTCCTGAGCGTGACGTTTCGAAACCGTTCCTTATGCCGGTTGAGGACGTGTTCACGATCACTGGCCGCGGTACAGTTGCTACCGGCCGTGTAGAGCGTGGCGTTGTTAAAGTATCCGACGAGGTCGAAATCATCGGTCTTGCTGAAGAAAACCGTAAATGCGTAGTAACAGGCGTTGAGATGTTCCGCAAATTGCTTGATTCCGCTCAAGCCGGCGACAACATCGGCGCACTGCTTCGCGGTGTTGAGCGTAAAGACATCGAGCGTGGGCAAGTTCTGGCGAAGCCGGGTTCGGTTAAACCGCACACGAACTTCACCGCTCAAATCTACGTACTGACTAAAGAAGAGGGCGGACGTCACAAGCCTTTCTTCACAGGATACCGCCCGCAGTTCTACTTCCGTACAACGGACGTAACTGGCATCATCAACCTGCCAGAAGGTACGGAAATGGTTATGCCTGGCGACAACATCACAGTTACGGTTGAGCTGATCGCTCCAATCGCAATCGAAGAAGGCACTCGCTTCTCTATCCGCGAAGGCGGACGTACTGTAGGCGCTGGCGCCGTTGCAACGATCCAAAAATAA
- the rpsJ gene encoding 30S ribosomal protein S10 — MAKQKIRIRLKAYDHRILDQSAEKIVETAKRSGAGVSGPIPLPTEKQIITILRAVHKYKDSREQFEMRTHKRLIDIVNPTPQTVDALMRLDLPSGVDIEIKL, encoded by the coding sequence ATGGCAAAGCAAAAGATTCGTATACGCTTGAAAGCGTACGATCACAGAATTCTTGACCAGTCCGCAGAGAAAATCGTGGAGACTGCGAAACGTTCCGGTGCAGGCGTTTCTGGGCCGATTCCGCTTCCTACAGAGAAGCAAATCATCACCATTCTGCGTGCGGTACACAAGTACAAGGATTCCAGGGAGCAATTCGAAATGCGCACTCATAAGCGTCTGATCGATATTGTAAACCCAACGCCGCAAACGGTCGATGCATTGATGCGCTTAGATCTGCCATCCGGTGTCGATATTGAAATCAAATTGTAA
- the rplC gene encoding 50S ribosomal protein L3, which yields MKGILGKKLGMTQVFTAEGNVVPVTVIEAGPCVVLQKKDQANDGYEAVQIGFSDKKEKRATKPEIGHAKKADTAPKRYVREFRGINIGEYEVGQQLKADLFAEGEFVDVTGISKGKGFQGVIKRWGQSRGPMAHGSRYHRGPGSMGSIQANRVPKGKRLPGHMGNETITIQNLEIVRVDAERNVLLVKGSIPGPKNSFVKVKTTVKK from the coding sequence ATGAAAGGTATCTTAGGTAAAAAACTTGGAATGACTCAAGTGTTTACTGCTGAAGGTAACGTTGTACCGGTTACGGTCATCGAAGCAGGCCCTTGTGTTGTTCTGCAGAAGAAAGACCAAGCTAACGACGGCTACGAAGCAGTCCAGATTGGTTTTTCCGATAAGAAAGAAAAAAGAGCAACGAAGCCAGAAATCGGCCATGCAAAAAAAGCCGATACGGCTCCTAAGCGCTACGTTCGTGAATTTCGCGGTATTAACATCGGCGAATATGAAGTTGGCCAGCAATTGAAAGCTGACTTGTTCGCAGAAGGCGAATTTGTTGACGTAACGGGCATTTCCAAAGGTAAAGGCTTCCAAGGCGTTATTAAACGTTGGGGTCAAAGCCGCGGTCCGATGGCGCACGGTTCCCGTTATCATCGCGGACCAGGTTCGATGGGTTCTATCCAAGCGAACCGAGTTCCGAAGGGCAAACGTCTTCCAGGCCACATGGGTAACGAAACGATCACGATTCAGAATCTTGAAATCGTACGTGTCGATGCAGAGCGTAACGTATTGCTCGTTAAAGGCTCTATTCCAGGTCCTAAAAATAGCTTCGTTAAAGTTAAAACAACGGTGAAGAAATAA
- the rplD gene encoding 50S ribosomal protein L4: protein MPKVALFSVNGSQVGEVELSETIFGIQPNVHVLHSAVLLQQAAERRGTHKTKGRSEVRGGGRKPWKQKGTGRARQGSIRSPQWVGGGTVFGPTPRSYGFKLPKKVRRLAIKSALSSKVIDNDIIVLDQLAFAQPKTKEFTAILNNLKVARKALVVTANYEDNVALSARNIPGIKFVAADGINVLDVMVHDKLIITKEAVEKVQEVLA from the coding sequence ATGCCTAAAGTAGCACTTTTTAGCGTGAACGGCTCGCAAGTAGGTGAAGTTGAATTGTCAGAGACGATCTTCGGAATTCAACCTAACGTTCATGTATTGCACAGCGCGGTTCTTCTGCAGCAAGCTGCAGAACGCAGAGGTACGCATAAAACAAAAGGTCGCTCCGAAGTACGCGGCGGCGGTCGTAAGCCTTGGAAACAAAAAGGAACGGGTCGTGCACGTCAAGGTAGCATCCGCTCCCCGCAATGGGTTGGCGGCGGTACGGTCTTTGGGCCGACACCTCGCAGCTACGGCTTCAAACTGCCGAAGAAAGTTCGCCGTCTGGCGATTAAATCGGCATTGTCTTCGAAAGTGATCGACAACGATATTATCGTTCTGGATCAATTGGCGTTCGCGCAGCCGAAGACCAAAGAATTCACGGCCATCCTTAATAACCTGAAGGTTGCTCGCAAAGCACTTGTTGTAACGGCGAATTATGAAGATAACGTTGCGTTGTCCGCACGTAATATCCCGGGAATCAAGTTTGTCGCAGCTGACGGCATTAATGTTCTGGACGTCATGGTACATGACAAGCTTATTATAACCAAAGAAGCGGTTGAGAAAGTACAGGAGGTGCTTGCGTAA
- the rplW gene encoding 50S ribosomal protein L23, whose translation MKNPRDIIKRPIITEQTSDFMANKRYVFEVDIRANKTEIKDAIQQIFKVKVTSVNTLRMPAKPKRYGRHSGYTSEWKKAIVQLSADSNELEFFETV comes from the coding sequence ATGAAAAATCCACGCGATATTATCAAGCGCCCGATCATTACGGAACAAACTAGCGACTTCATGGCTAACAAACGTTATGTTTTTGAAGTTGATATTCGTGCGAATAAAACGGAAATCAAGGACGCTATTCAGCAAATCTTCAAAGTGAAGGTGACGAGCGTCAATACGCTGCGTATGCCGGCCAAACCGAAACGTTACGGCCGTCACAGCGGTTACACTTCCGAGTGGAAAAAGGCGATCGTACAGTTGAGCGCCGACAGTAATGAACTTGAATTTTTCGAAACGGTTTAA
- the rplB gene encoding 50S ribosomal protein L2, whose product MPVKKYKPTSPARRGMSVSTFEEITTNQPEKSLLAPLFKKAGRNNQGKITVRHHGGGHKRKYRIIDFKRNKDGIVGNVATIEYDPNRTSNIALIHYVDGEKRYIIAPKGLKVGAQIVSGVGADIKIGNSLPLENIPVGTVIHNIEMKPGKGGQLVRAAGTEAQLLGKEDNYAVIRLSSGEVRRILKTCRATIGSVGNEDHELVKIGKAGRSRWLGKRPEVRGVVMNPNDHPHGGGEGRAPIGRKSPMSPWGKPTLGFKTRKKKKASSQYIIRRRTK is encoded by the coding sequence GTGCCAGTCAAGAAGTATAAACCGACATCTCCGGCTCGTCGTGGTATGTCCGTATCGACATTCGAAGAAATCACGACAAACCAACCAGAGAAATCGCTTCTTGCGCCGCTTTTCAAAAAAGCCGGTCGCAATAATCAAGGCAAAATTACGGTTCGTCATCACGGTGGCGGCCATAAACGTAAATACCGGATTATCGACTTTAAACGGAACAAGGATGGAATCGTTGGTAATGTAGCAACGATCGAGTATGATCCGAACCGTACGTCGAACATCGCACTTATCCACTATGTGGACGGCGAGAAACGGTACATTATTGCTCCAAAAGGTCTGAAAGTTGGCGCGCAAATCGTATCAGGCGTCGGTGCAGACATTAAAATCGGCAACTCTTTGCCGCTTGAGAACATTCCGGTAGGTACAGTTATCCACAACATCGAGATGAAACCCGGAAAAGGCGGACAGTTGGTTCGCGCAGCAGGCACTGAAGCTCAGCTTCTCGGTAAGGAAGACAACTATGCGGTAATCCGCTTGTCGTCCGGCGAAGTTCGCCGCATTCTGAAAACTTGCCGCGCTACAATCGGTTCTGTTGGCAACGAGGATCACGAGCTCGTGAAAATCGGAAAAGCCGGCCGTTCCCGCTGGCTTGGCAAACGTCCTGAAGTTCGCGGCGTCGTTATGAACCCGAACGATCACCCGCACGGTGGTGGTGAAGGCCGCGCGCCAATCGGACGTAAATCGCCGATGTCGCCATGGGGTAAGCCGACACTTGGTTTCAAAACCCGCAAGAAGAAAAAAGCATCGAGCCAATACATTATTCGTCGTCGTACGAAGTAA
- the rpsS gene encoding 30S ribosomal protein S19, producing MGRSLKKGPFIDGYLLKKVEVLNESNKKVVVKTWSRRSTIFPQFIGHTFAVYDGRKHVPVYVTEDMVGHKLGEFAPTRSYKGHGDDDKKTGRR from the coding sequence ATGGGTCGCAGTTTGAAGAAGGGTCCGTTTATTGACGGCTACCTACTGAAAAAAGTTGAAGTTCTCAACGAGTCGAACAAAAAAGTGGTTGTAAAAACCTGGTCTCGCCGTTCAACAATTTTCCCGCAATTCATCGGTCACACGTTCGCTGTTTATGACGGTCGCAAACACGTACCGGTTTATGTAACGGAAGATATGGTTGGCCACAAGCTCGGTGAATTCGCACCGACGCGTTCTTACAAAGGTCACGGTGATGACGACAAGAAAACAGGCCGTCGTTAA
- the rplV gene encoding 50S ribosomal protein L22 codes for MQEAKASANHVRIAPRKAQLVVDLIRGKQVGEAIAILRHTPKSASPIVEKLLNSAIANAEHNYQLDVNKLVVSQVFVNQGPTMKRFRPRAMGRASRINKRTSHITLVVTEK; via the coding sequence ATGCAAGAAGCTAAAGCGAGCGCTAACCACGTCCGCATTGCACCTCGCAAAGCGCAGCTGGTTGTGGATTTGATTCGCGGTAAGCAAGTTGGCGAAGCAATTGCGATTCTGCGTCACACGCCGAAATCCGCTTCCCCGATTGTGGAAAAGCTGCTTAATTCCGCTATCGCAAATGCGGAACATAACTATCAGCTTGATGTGAACAAGCTGGTTGTTTCTCAGGTTTTCGTAAACCAAGGACCAACAATGAAGCGTTTCCGTCCGCGCGCAATGGGCCGCGCTAGCCGGATCAATAAAAGAACGAGCCACATCACTTTGGTGGTAACTGAAAAATAA
- the rpsC gene encoding 30S ribosomal protein S3, whose protein sequence is MGQKVNPVGLRIGIIRDWESKWYAGKDFGDLLMEDVRIREYLKNKLKDAAVSRFEIERAANRVNVTIYTAKPGMVIGKGGSEVENLRSEIAKISKGKKVHINISEIKNPELDAILVAESIAQQLERRISFRRAMKQSIQRTIRSGAKGIKTSVSGRLGGAEIARTEGYSEGTVPLHTLRADIDYGTAEAHTTYGRIGVKVWIYRGEILPTKKKAAPQEGGN, encoded by the coding sequence GTGGGACAAAAGGTAAATCCGGTTGGTCTACGTATCGGTATTATCCGTGATTGGGAATCCAAATGGTACGCAGGCAAGGACTTCGGCGATTTGCTCATGGAAGACGTTAGAATCCGTGAGTACCTCAAGAACAAATTGAAAGACGCGGCTGTATCCCGCTTTGAAATCGAGCGCGCAGCAAACCGCGTTAACGTTACAATTTATACAGCAAAGCCCGGAATGGTAATTGGTAAAGGCGGTTCCGAGGTTGAAAACTTGCGTTCGGAAATTGCGAAAATTTCCAAGGGCAAAAAGGTACACATTAACATCTCTGAAATTAAAAATCCGGAGCTTGACGCGATTTTAGTTGCTGAAAGCATCGCGCAGCAGCTTGAGCGGCGCATTTCGTTCCGTCGTGCAATGAAACAATCGATTCAACGCACAATTCGTTCCGGAGCAAAAGGTATTAAAACATCGGTCAGCGGACGTTTGGGCGGTGCAGAGATTGCTCGTACGGAAGGTTACAGCGAAGGTACAGTTCCGCTTCATACACTTCGTGCCGATATTGATTACGGTACAGCTGAAGCACATACGACTTATGGCCGAATCGGCGTAAAAGTATGGATCTACCGCGGCGAAATCCTTCCGACGAAGAAGAAAGCTGCTCCCCAGGAAGGAGGCAACTAA
- the rplP gene encoding 50S ribosomal protein L16 → MLVPKRVKHRKQQRGHMKGRAKGGTEVHFGEFGLQALEPAWITNRQIEAARIAMTRYIRRGGKVWIKIFPAKPITQKPLEVRMGSGKGNVEKWVAVVKPGKVLFELAGVSEEIAREAMRLAAHKLPIKTKFVKREEVGGEANES, encoded by the coding sequence ATGTTGGTACCAAAACGCGTCAAACACCGCAAACAACAACGCGGTCATATGAAAGGTCGCGCTAAAGGCGGCACGGAAGTTCACTTCGGTGAATTCGGCCTCCAGGCGTTAGAACCGGCGTGGATTACAAACCGCCAAATCGAAGCTGCCCGTATCGCGATGACTCGTTACATTCGCCGTGGCGGTAAAGTTTGGATCAAAATATTCCCTGCCAAACCGATTACACAAAAGCCGCTTGAAGTACGGATGGGTAGCGGTAAAGGTAACGTGGAGAAGTGGGTTGCCGTTGTTAAGCCAGGCAAAGTATTGTTCGAGCTTGCAGGTGTTTCTGAAGAAATCGCACGCGAAGCAATGCGTCTTGCGGCTCACAAACTCCCGATCAAAACGAAGTTCGTGAAACGTGAAGAAGTGGGTGGTGAAGCAAATGAAAGCTAA
- the rpmC gene encoding 50S ribosomal protein L29 — protein sequence MKANDFRNLTSAELEQKVNGFKEELFNLRFQLATGQLENPTRIRDVRKDIARAKTILRERELGISI from the coding sequence ATGAAAGCTAATGATTTTCGCAACCTGACCTCTGCTGAGCTTGAACAAAAAGTTAATGGGTTTAAAGAGGAGCTTTTCAATCTTCGTTTTCAATTGGCCACCGGCCAACTGGAAAACCCGACACGGATTCGTGATGTACGGAAGGATATAGCTCGTGCCAAAACCATTCTCCGTGAAAGAGAATTGGGAATAAGCATCTAA
- the rpsQ gene encoding 30S ribosomal protein S17: protein MSERNARKVQVGKVVSDKMEKTIVVAVETYKKHDLYHKRIKYTKKFKAHDENNEAKIGDVVKVMETRPISKDKRFRLVEIVEAAVIL, encoded by the coding sequence ATGAGCGAACGCAATGCCCGCAAAGTTCAAGTCGGTAAAGTCGTGAGCGACAAAATGGAAAAAACGATCGTTGTTGCCGTTGAAACATACAAAAAACACGATCTGTACCATAAACGCATCAAATACACGAAAAAGTTCAAGGCGCATGACGAGAACAACGAAGCGAAAATTGGCGACGTCGTCAAAGTGATGGAGACTCGTCCGATTTCTAAAGACAAACGGTTCCGCCTTGTCGAAATCGTTGAAGCAGCTGTTATCTTGTAG
- the rplN gene encoding 50S ribosomal protein L14 — protein MIQPFTRLAVADNSGAKELMCIRVLGGTGRRVGHIGDLIVCSVKQATPGGVVKKGDVVKAVIVRTKRAVRRKDGSYIAFDENAAVIVKEDKSPRGTRIFGPVARELRDRDFMKIVSLAPEVI, from the coding sequence ATGATTCAACCATTTACGCGTTTGGCCGTCGCTGACAACTCCGGCGCGAAGGAACTGATGTGCATTCGTGTGTTGGGTGGTACGGGACGTCGCGTTGGTCACATCGGCGATCTTATCGTCTGCTCCGTTAAACAAGCAACACCCGGTGGCGTTGTCAAAAAGGGTGATGTGGTAAAAGCGGTTATCGTACGTACGAAACGTGCAGTTCGCCGTAAAGACGGTTCATATATCGCATTCGATGAGAATGCGGCAGTTATCGTAAAAGAAGACAAAAGCCCGCGCGGCACTCGTATTTTCGGACCGGTTGCTCGTGAACTCCGCGATCGCGACTTCATGAAAATCGTATCGCTCGCACCGGAAGTTATTTAA
- the rplX gene encoding 50S ribosomal protein L24, which produces MPRLKKVLESHNNKLHVKKDDTVLVITGKDKGKKGRVIAAYPRENRVLVEGVNMVKKHTRPSQQNPQGGILEQEAPIHASNVMHLDPKSGKVTRIGYKVLDNGKKVRIAKKSGEVID; this is translated from the coding sequence ATGCCACGGTTGAAAAAAGTGTTAGAGTCTCATAACAATAAATTGCACGTGAAAAAAGACGACACGGTACTCGTGATCACCGGTAAAGACAAAGGCAAGAAAGGCCGCGTCATTGCTGCGTATCCTCGTGAAAACCGCGTTCTCGTCGAAGGCGTCAACATGGTGAAGAAGCATACTCGTCCTTCCCAGCAAAATCCGCAGGGTGGTATTCTCGAGCAGGAAGCGCCGATTCACGCGTCAAACGTCATGCACCTTGACCCGAAGAGCGGTAAAGTAACGCGCATCGGATACAAAGTGCTCGACAACGGAAAAAAAGTCCGGATCGCTAAAAAATCCGGTGAGGTAATTGATTAA
- the rplE gene encoding 50S ribosomal protein L5: MAARMKDRFLNEITPALMQKFNYTTVMQVPKVEKVVINMGVGEAVSNSKVLDTAVEDLRLISGQKPVVTRAKKSIAGFKLRENMPIGVKVTLRGERMYYFLDKLFNVTLPRVRDFRGVSNKAFDGRGNYTLGLKEQLIFPEIEYDKVDKVRGMDVVIVTTAKTDEEARELLTQMGMPFTK; this comes from the coding sequence ATGGCAGCAAGAATGAAAGATCGTTTTCTGAATGAAATCACACCTGCTCTGATGCAGAAGTTTAACTATACGACGGTTATGCAAGTACCGAAAGTGGAGAAAGTCGTTATCAACATGGGTGTTGGCGAAGCGGTTTCCAATTCCAAAGTGCTTGATACGGCCGTTGAAGATCTTCGCTTGATTTCCGGTCAGAAGCCCGTTGTTACTCGCGCTAAGAAATCGATCGCCGGTTTTAAACTCCGCGAGAACATGCCAATTGGGGTTAAAGTAACGCTGCGCGGCGAGCGCATGTACTACTTCCTCGATAAACTATTCAACGTAACACTTCCGCGCGTTCGCGATTTCCGCGGCGTATCGAACAAAGCGTTCGACGGTCGTGGCAACTATACGCTCGGCTTGAAAGAGCAGCTAATCTTCCCAGAGATCGAGTATGATAAAGTTGACAAAGTGCGCGGGATGGACGTCGTCATCGTCACGACGGCAAAAACGGACGAAGAAGCTCGTGAACTGCTGACCCAAATGGGCATGCCGTTTACGAAGTAA
- a CDS encoding type Z 30S ribosomal protein S14 encodes MAKTSMKIKQQRTPKFQVRAYTRCERCGRPHSVLQKFKICRICFRELAYKGQIPGVKKASW; translated from the coding sequence GTGGCAAAAACTTCGATGAAGATCAAGCAGCAACGCACTCCTAAGTTCCAAGTGCGCGCTTATACGCGCTGCGAGCGTTGCGGCCGTCCGCACTCCGTTTTGCAAAAGTTTAAAATTTGCCGGATTTGTTTCCGTGAATTAGCATACAAAGGCCAGATTCCTGGCGTTAAAAAAGCAAGCTGGTAA